One part of the Helicoverpa armigera isolate CAAS_96S chromosome 3, ASM3070526v1, whole genome shotgun sequence genome encodes these proteins:
- the LOC110377754 gene encoding proteasomal ATPase-associated factor 1 — protein sequence MSNQLPVVTIQCDWNDVIRLPKGDAWISSKKLNENSIHDKLTTTLSDGKVKINFSDNYQYISHGPLSLVVKHVASGLKVAFVAPTKAHKIHTKGVLSVAVAENALSVSSCEEDKLLVWDSRTSEVSLELKGHGGPVYKCKFFPSGIVVLSAGADGSCRIWSAESGINPVTLKGHTMAVCDICIIDKGRNVISVSKDGSAKLWDVGESNCLDNVVEGHGQINCCAIATTTEEVEVENEREIGTHNKLLVVGCESGLVVCAHVAKRAQVYSKQLESACNAIIIMDQAVLVGCSNGKITKLNLQDGSVLKEWHESANPILSMAVLTNQLFVVGRQDGTCTVLSLEDGASSKLRVQLTGSDCDGIRDISFNGKWVFAGCRDAIVRKYDFNQINVHFK from the exons ATGTCTAACCAGTTGCCGGTTGTTACAATTCAGTGCGATTGGAACGATGTTATTAG ATTACCCAAAGGAGATGCATGGATATCGTCCAAAAAACTGAACGAAAACAGTATCCATGATAAGCTTACAACCACTTTAAGTGATGGAAAAGTGAAGATCAACTTCTCTGACAACTATCAGTACATATCCCATGGGCCCTTGAGTTTGGTTGTGAAACATGTAGCCTCGGGCCTGAAGGTAGCATTTGTAGCACCAACCAAAGctcacaaaatacatacaaaaggGGTTTTATCTGTGGCTGTTGCTGAGAATGCTTTGTCTGTGTCCTCTTGTGAGGAAGACAAACTTCTGGTATGGGATAGCAGGACAA gtGAAGTCAGCTTGGAACTAAAAGGTCATGGTGGCCCAGTATATAAATGCAAATTCTTCCCATCTGGTATTGTGGTCTTGTCGGCTGGTGCTGATGGTTCCTGCAGAATTTGGTCAGCTGAATCTGGAATAAATCCAGTCACTTTGAAGGGACATACTATGGCTGTATGTGATATCTGCATTATTGATAAAGGAAGGAATGTGATTTCAGTGAGCAA ggATGGGTCAGCAAAACTATGGGATGTTGGTGAATCAAACTGCTTGGACAATGTTGTGGAGGGGCATGGACAGATCAACTGCTGTGCTATTGCAACAACTACAGAGGAGGTTGAAGTGGAAAACGAGAGGGAG ATAGGCACTCATAACAAGCTGTTGGTAGTTGGATGTGAGAGTGGACTGGTAGTCTGTGCTCATGTGGCCAAGAGAGCACAGGTATATTCCAAGCAATTGGAGTCTGCATGCAATGCCATCATTATTATGGACCAGGCAGTTCTTGTTGGCTGTAGCAATGGAAAG ATAACAAAACTGAATCTTCAAGATGGCTCAGTTCTAAAAGAATGGCATGAATCTGCTAACCCTATACTGAGTATGGCTGTTCTGACCAACCAATTGTTTGTTGTTGGGCGCCAAGATGGTACTTGCACAGTCCTATCATTGGAAGATGGGGCTAGCTCCAAACTTAGAGTGCAGCTGACAGGATCAGACTGTGATGGCATCAGGGATATCTCCTTCAATGGAAAGTGGGTATTTGCAGGCTGTCGAGACGCTATCGTGCGGAAATatgatttcaatcaaatcaatgTCCACTTTAAGTAG